CCAGCGTGTAGGCGTCCTCGCGGGTCAGGCCCTTCTCGTCGATCAGGGCGTGCAGCACCCGCTGGCTGAACACTAGGCCGCCCAGGTCGTTCAGGTTGCGCAGCATCCGGTCGGGGAACACCACGAGGTCACGCAGCACGCCCGTCAGGCGGCGCGTGGCGTAACTGGTCGCGGCGGTCGCGTCGGGCAGGATGACCCGCTCGGCGCTGGAATGGCTGATGTCCCGCTCGTGCCACAGCGGCACGTTCTCCAGGCCCGTCAGCAGGTACCCGCGCAGCAGGCGCGCCAGACCCGTCACGTTCTCCGTGAGGATCGGGTTCTTCTTGTGCGGCATGGACGAACTGCCGGTCTGGCCCTTCCCGAAGGGTTCCATCGCCTCGCGTACCTCGCTGCGCTGCAGGTGGCGGATTTCCACGGCGATCTTCTCGACGGTCGTGCCATAGATCGCCAGGGCGCTGAGCACCTCCGCGTGACGGTCGCGCGCCAGCGTCTGGTTCGTGACGGGCGCCGCCTGCCAGCCCCACGCCTGCGCGACCTCCTCCTCGATGCGGGGCGAGACGTGCGCGAACGTCCCCACCGAACCCGACAACATGACCACCTGAATCCGCTTGCGCGCGGCGTGCAGGCGCTCCAGGTCGCGGTCCAGGGTCGCCATCCAGTTCAGGAACTTCAGGCCGAACGTCATCGGTTCGGCGTGAATGCCGTGCGTGCGGCCCACCGTCGGCGTGTGCTTGTGCGCCGCCGCCTGAATGCGGCACACCTCGCGCAGCGCCTCCACGTCCGTGATGATCACGCCCAGCGCCTCGTCCAGCACGAGGTTCTGCGCCGTGTCCACCACGTCCGTGCTCGTCAGGCCGTGATGGATGAACCGCGCCTCGTCCCCGTAGCGGTCGGTCAGGGCGCGCGTGAACGCCACGATGTCGTGCCGGGTCACCGCCTCGATCTCCGCGACCTTCAAAGCGAACGCCTCGTCCAGCGGGTCGGCCGCGCTCTGGGCAGTCAGGGTGTCGAAGGCGGCCTGGGGCACCTCGCCGTGCCGCGCCTGCGCCTGCATGGCAGCCAGCTCCACGCGTAGCCACGCGCGGTACTTACTGGCCTCGCTCCACAGCGCCTTCATCTCCGGGGTCAGGTAACGGTCAATCACGGTTTTCCAGCGTACCACCCCCCCGCCGCTGCCCGCCGCGCGGTGTCCAGTCGGGGAACGCTCCCCCCCACGCCACCGGCGGTCACCCCCGATTGGTGGTCGGGACGCGAACTTTTTCGTGTTCACAGCTTTCCGTCAGCTTCGCGGTGCACACTGCCGATGTTGTCTCAATTCACGGCGGCCACCGCGCCGCCCCCTGCCAGAGGAGGCCCCATGAACCGCACCCTGATCGTCCTGACCGCCCTGACCCTGGGCACCGCCGCGCTGGCCGAGGGCACCACCACGCCCACCACCCCCGCGCCCACGACGACCGTCACGCTGCCCGGCAACGTCACCGCCAGCGCCGCCGACGCCTGGAAGGCCTTCGTCGCGGCGGGCGGAACCGCCACGCTGCTCGGCGCGGACGGCAGCGTCATCGGCACCCTGAATGCCGACGGGACCGTCACCCTGACCGGCACGGCGACCCTGAGCGACGTCCGAAGCGTCAAGCTGACCCCCGCGACCGGCGAGGCCATCACCGTGAACGTCACCCGGGACCTCAGCAAGCCCGGCGCGATCAAGGTCGAGCTCACCGACGCGCGTGGCCGCACGCAGTCCCTGCCCCTCCCGGCCGTCGTGAACCGCCTGAAGGTCACCGCGCCCGGCAGCGATGAGGTTGACGAGAGTGGCGAGGACGGCGAGAAGGACAAGTCGGACAAGTCCGGCAAGGACGACAAGGGCGACAAGGGCGACAAGGGCGAGCAGGGCGGCAAGCCCAGCACCAACCCCGGCAAGGGCAGACCCTGAGCTGAGGCCAACTCACGCGGCGGGACGTTCCACGAGGAGCGTCCCGCCCTGTGCATGGGTGCGCTAGCCTGACCGCGTGAGCCTCACGCCTGCCGACCTGCGCGCCGCAGCACTGCGGACCCTGACGCCTGCGCCCGGCGTGCAGGCCGCGCTGGACCGCCTGGGCTTCGTGCAGGCCGACCCGATCCGCGCGCCCGCCCGCGCGCAGGACCTCACCCTGATGGCCCGCGTGAGGGACTACCGCGCTGGGGACCTCGAACGGCTATACCCGACGCTGGACGCTGAGGAAGACATCATCCCCAACTACGGGTTCGTGACGCGGGACGTGCAGCGCCTCCTGCACCCGCGCGAGGTGCCCGAAACGCGCGTGGAACGCGAACATCCCGGCCTGATCGCGGACGTCCGCGCCGTCCTGCACGAGCGGGGCGAGGTGCATCCCCGTGATGTAATCGCTGCGCTGGGCGCCCGGCGCGCCTCGAACTACTGGGGCGGCAACAGTCAGGCGACCACCCGTGCGCTGGACGCCCTGCACTACCGGGGCGAGGCGCGGATCGTGCGCCGCGACGGTGGCGTGCGCGTGTACGGGCTGGCCCCTCACCTGGATGCCCTGCGGGCCGACCCGCTGCCCACCCCGGACCGCCTGCGCGCGGTGGTGCGGTTGCTGGCGCGGCTGTACGGCCCGCTGCCGGAGGCCAGCCTGCGCTACCTGACCAGCCTGTCCGGCTACGGCCTGCCGCACCTGCGCGCGGACCTGCGCGGCGCGCTGCGGGACGTCCTGAAGGGCGACCTGGAGGGGGTGCGCGTGGACGGCGTGCCTTACGTGTGGGCGCCGGGCGATCACCCCGGCGACGCGCCCGCCCCGCGTGGCGTGCGGATCGTCAACCCCTTCGACCCGCTGGTGTGGGACCGCCGGCGCTTCGAGCACCTGCACGGCTGGGCGTACCGCTTCGAGGCGTACACGCCCGCCCCGAAGCGCACCATGGGCTACTACGCGCTGCCGCTGCTGCACGCGGGCCGCGCGGTCGGCTGGGCGAACCTGAGCGTCGGCGGCCCGAGTGGGGGCAGCGGCACGCTGACGGCAGGGATCGGTCTGCGGCCCGGCGTGCGGCGCACCGCCACGTTCACGGCCGCGCTGGACCGCGAACTGGAACGGTACCGCGCGTTCCTGAACGCCGCTCAGGTCGAGGTGTCGGACCAGACCTGAGCGGCGCGGGCCAGCGCCCCCGCCACGCCATCCGATCCCGCAGCCCGGCGCCGCAGGGTCTGCCGGGCCGTGGACAGCAGGTTCAGGGCCAGTCCCGCCCGCTCCTGTGCCCGCAGCGCCCCCGGGGAGAGGGGCCGCCCAGCGTGCGCCAGCGCGTCCGCGTAGACCGCCCGCAGGTCATCGCCCAGCCGCGCGCGTTCCCCGGCGTCCAGCCGCAGCGCCAGCAGGTGCGCCAGATCCTCGCCCGGCAGGCTGGGATGCACCTGCCCGTAATCGATCAGGACCGGCGTGCCGTCCGCGCGGGACCACAGCACCTGCCCCGCGTGAATGTCCCCATGCACCAGCGTCCAGACCGGCGCGTCCCGCAGCAGCGCCGGAAGGGCCCGCGCGGCGTCCAGCAGCGCGTCCCGCTGCGCGGCGGGCAGATCCGGCACGCCGGGCCGAGCCTGCCACCGAGCCACGCGATTCCGGTCCAGTACCTCCTCCGGGCGCCACACCCACTCACCGCTCAGGGCCGCGCGGCCCTGAGCGGCCCAGTGCGCGTGTAGGGCTGCCAGCAGCCGCACCACGTCCCGCAGCCCCTCCTCGCGCGCGGCGTCGTCCGTGAAGTAGCCCCAGCCGGTCGTCGCGTCCGTCAGGTCCCGCATCAGCAGGTGCGCCAGCGGACGATCCGCGCTGCGGGCCGCGTGCAGCAGCGCCGCATGCGGCACCGGGCACCCCGGCGCGAGGTCCCTCAGGTACGTCGCCTCCCGTTCCAGGCGCACAGCCGCCCGCGCGTCCCGCCACCCGGCCAGGAGGTACTTCAGGAACAGCGGCCCACCCGCCGACGCGTAGCGGGCGAAGGCCGCGCCCTCGCCCACCCAGGATTCCCGCAGGCGCGCGCCGGGAAACTGCGCGCGCAGCGAACGCGGCCACACGCGGGCGTCCACCGCCACCTCGCCGGACGGGGCGCGCCACGTATCCGCCAGCAGCGCCCCCAGCCGCATCAGGTCAGCTCCATCAGGTCAACAGGGACACGAGGCCCAGCAGTGACCCGCCCGCCAGCGCCGCCCCCACCATGAACACGCCCAGGCAGCCCAGCGGTCCCCGGCGGCGCGCGCGGTAGTGCCCGCCGTGCCCGTAGTGGTGCCGCCCGTGGCTGTGCGACGAGCGACTGTGATGACCCAGGAACCCGCCCCGGTGCCCATGACCGCTGCGACTGAACGAAAACGATCCGATCGAGAATCCACTCATGCCCCACAGTACGCACCCCGACCGCCGGAAGTTGCACGCTGACCTCTGGACTGCGTTCAAGGAGGTGGCATGTCCTGCACGTACTCAGGCGCGTATCATGGGCGCGATCATGACGGAACGGAAGTACTTCGGAACGGACGGCGTGCGCGCCGTCGCGGGCACCCACCCCCTCACGGCCACCTGGGTCATGACCCTCGGCGCCGCCGCGGGAGAGGTGCTCAAGAGCAGCAACCCCCGCGCGACGGTCGTGATCGGCCGGGACACCCGCCAGAGCGGCGACATGCTCGAAGCGGCGCTGGCCGCCGGACTGACCAGCCGCGGCGTGAACGTCATCCACCTGGGCGTGCTGCCCACCCCCGGCGTCAGTTTCCTGACCCGCCACCTGAAAGCGGACGCGGGTGTGGTCATCAGCGCCTCCCACAACCCCTACGAGGACAACGGCATCAAGTTCTTCGGGGCGGACGGCCAGAAACTCAGCGATACCACTGAACTGGAGATCGAGGCCGCCATCGACCGCGTGCCCGAACTGCCCCCCGTGACCGGCGTGGACCTGGGCGGCGTCACCAACTACACCGAGGCCGAGCGGCTGTACGTGAACTACCTCGGCACGCTCGCCCCAGACCTCAGCGGTCTGCGCATCGCCCTGGACTGCGCCAACGGCGCCGCCTACCGCGTGGGCCCCAAGGTCTTCCAGGCGGCCGGGGCGGACGTGTTCGCCGTGTACACCACCCCGGACGGCCGCAACATCAACCGCGGTTGCGGCAGCACCCACATGGACCACCTGCAGCGCATTGTGCGTGAAGGGAAGTACGACCTGGGCGTCGCCTTCGACGGGGACGCCGACCGCGCCCTGTTCGTGGACAGCCGCGGGAACGTCGTGCACGGCGACCACATGCTGCTGCTGAACGCCCGCGCGCGCGGCGAGACGGCCGTCGTGACGACCATCATGGCCAACATGGCCCTCGAAGTGAAACTGCGCGAGGCCGGCATCCCCCTGGAACGCACCGCCGTCGGCGACCGCTACGTGCACGAGCGCCTGCACGGGGGCGGCCTGCACCTGGGCGGCGAGCAGAGCGGCCACATCCTGTTCCTGGACGTGTCACCTACCGGGGACGGCGTGCTGACCGCCCTGCTGACCCTGAAGAGCATGCAGCAGCTCGGCACCACCCTGGACGCCCTGCACGACGACCTCGTGATGTTCCCTCAGACCCTCGTGAACGTCCGCGTGGCCGACAAGAAGGCCATCGCACTCGACCCCGAGGTCCGCGCCGCCGTGGACCGCGCACAGGACCGCCTGCACGGCACGGGCCGCGTGAACCTGCGCCCCAGCGGCACCGAGAACCTGATCCGCGTGATGGTCGAGGGACAGGACGAGACCGAAATCCACGAGATCGCCCGGGAACTGGCCGGCGTGGTGGAACGCCGGGGCGCCCTGGTCGGGTAACGCACAGCAGTCTCACGCGGGTCCGGGGTACACCTGAGGTGGCGCCGGACCCGCACTCATGCGCCCGGCCCACACCCCACACCCCATCCGGAGGACGCCCATGAACAGACTCCCCCTGCTGATCCTGCTGTCTGGCGGCGCGCTGGCTGCCACCACACCCCCCAGTCCCGTCCAGCTCACCGCCACCACCAACCTCGTCGTCAGGGAAACCCGCGACGGCAAGACCACCGAGGTCCTCCGCGCTGCCGAGGGCGTGCTGCCCGGCAACCTGCTGGAACTCGCCCAGACGATCCGCAACACCAGCACCCGCGACCTGCGCGAGATGGCCCTGAACATGCCGCTCGACCGCGCCCTGACCTTCCAGAGCGCCACCTGTACGCTCGGCGGCGTCGTGACGCTGTACTCGCTGGACGGCAAGACGTACGCGAAAGCGCCCCTGATGAAGACCGTCACCGTCACCGAGAACGGCCGGCAGGTGCAGAAGCAGGTCGAGGCCAAACCCAGCGAGTACCGCGGCGTCCGCTGGCAGATCCCCACCCTGAAGGCAGGTGAGACCGGCCGCTGCGCCGTGCGCGCCACCGTCCGCTGACAGGCAGAATCTGAAAAACCCCCGCAGCCAGTCCGGTGCGGGAGTTCACGGGCAGGGGGCGCGTCAGCCGCAGCCGACGCGCCCCCTGCAAGCCGGGCGGTTTAGCCCTGCTGAGCGGCCTTGGCCTTGTTGATGGCCTTGGCCAGGCGGCTCTTCTTGCGGGCCGCGGCGTTCTTGTGCAGGGTGCTGCCCTTGGCGGCCTTGTCGATCAGGCTCTCGGCGCGGGACTGCACGGCGGCCATGTCCTCGGCGCCGGTCTGGGCGGCCACCAGGGCCTTCTTGCTGAAGGTCTTGATGGTGCTCTTGCGGCTGCGGTTCAGCATGCGGCGCTTGAGGCTCTGGCGGTGACGTTTCTGGGCGGACTTGTGACGAAGGGCCATGTGGGTTCTCCTTGTTCTCCCGCCGCCTGTCCGGCGGATCGGGGCGGTTCCCATGGCGGGAACGCGAGCGTCCGGGCCTCGCGGCGTCCGGCGCGCCGGGCACGTCGCCGTGCTCCGGGTCACTCACCGCGCGCGGTGGGCAACCTGTGCACTATAGCGGCCCGCCGCCCCACCCGGCAAGGGCCCGCGCGGCGCCGCGCACCTTCACGCCCTCCGCCCCGCGTCATACTTCCCCCGTGAGAGCCCGCCGACCCCGACCCGACCTCCCGGACGCCGGGGAGGACCGCGCCCGCCCCGCGAAACCCCGCGACCCGCAGGAGGAACGCGACGCGCTGCTCGCGTACGCGTTCCGCGCGCTGGGGCAGCGGGCCCTGAGCGCCGCCGAACTGCGCACCCGCCTGGAACGCCGCAGCGAGAACCCGGACCTGATTGAGGAGGTCCTGAAGCGCGTGCAGGAACTCGGGTACCAGAACGATGAACAGGTCGCCCGCAGTGAAGGCAACCGCCGGGGTGTGGGCACTATGCGCGTCCGGCAGACCCTCAAGCGGCGCGGCGTGCAGGACGACCTGATCCAGGAGGTCGTGCT
The Deinococcus sedimenti DNA segment above includes these coding regions:
- the rpsT gene encoding 30S ribosomal protein S20 is translated as MALRHKSAQKRHRQSLKRRMLNRSRKSTIKTFSKKALVAAQTGAEDMAAVQSRAESLIDKAAKGSTLHKNAAARKKSRLAKAINKAKAAQQG
- a CDS encoding DNA glycosylase AlkZ-like family protein, with the translated sequence MSLTPADLRAAALRTLTPAPGVQAALDRLGFVQADPIRAPARAQDLTLMARVRDYRAGDLERLYPTLDAEEDIIPNYGFVTRDVQRLLHPREVPETRVEREHPGLIADVRAVLHERGEVHPRDVIAALGARRASNYWGGNSQATTRALDALHYRGEARIVRRDGGVRVYGLAPHLDALRADPLPTPDRLRAVVRLLARLYGPLPEASLRYLTSLSGYGLPHLRADLRGALRDVLKGDLEGVRVDGVPYVWAPGDHPGDAPAPRGVRIVNPFDPLVWDRRRFEHLHGWAYRFEAYTPAPKRTMGYYALPLLHAGRAVGWANLSVGGPSGGSGTLTAGIGLRPGVRRTATFTAALDRELERYRAFLNAAQVEVSDQT
- the purB gene encoding adenylosuccinate lyase encodes the protein MIDRYLTPEMKALWSEASKYRAWLRVELAAMQAQARHGEVPQAAFDTLTAQSAADPLDEAFALKVAEIEAVTRHDIVAFTRALTDRYGDEARFIHHGLTSTDVVDTAQNLVLDEALGVIITDVEALREVCRIQAAAHKHTPTVGRTHGIHAEPMTFGLKFLNWMATLDRDLERLHAARKRIQVVMLSGSVGTFAHVSPRIEEEVAQAWGWQAAPVTNQTLARDRHAEVLSALAIYGTTVEKIAVEIRHLQRSEVREAMEPFGKGQTGSSSMPHKKNPILTENVTGLARLLRGYLLTGLENVPLWHERDISHSSAERVILPDATAATSYATRRLTGVLRDLVVFPDRMLRNLNDLGGLVFSQRVLHALIDEKGLTREDAYTLVQRNALRSWETGEGLRDLLKADPESPLSDAELDEAFDLGWYLRHVDDIYARFGM
- the glmM gene encoding phosphoglucosamine mutase; the encoded protein is MTERKYFGTDGVRAVAGTHPLTATWVMTLGAAAGEVLKSSNPRATVVIGRDTRQSGDMLEAALAAGLTSRGVNVIHLGVLPTPGVSFLTRHLKADAGVVISASHNPYEDNGIKFFGADGQKLSDTTELEIEAAIDRVPELPPVTGVDLGGVTNYTEAERLYVNYLGTLAPDLSGLRIALDCANGAAYRVGPKVFQAAGADVFAVYTTPDGRNINRGCGSTHMDHLQRIVREGKYDLGVAFDGDADRALFVDSRGNVVHGDHMLLLNARARGETAVVTTIMANMALEVKLREAGIPLERTAVGDRYVHERLHGGGLHLGGEQSGHILFLDVSPTGDGVLTALLTLKSMQQLGTTLDALHDDLVMFPQTLVNVRVADKKAIALDPEVRAAVDRAQDRLHGTGRVNLRPSGTENLIRVMVEGQDETEIHEIARELAGVVERRGALVG
- a CDS encoding phosphotransferase family protein — translated: MRLGALLADTWRAPSGEVAVDARVWPRSLRAQFPGARLRESWVGEGAAFARYASAGGPLFLKYLLAGWRDARAAVRLEREATYLRDLAPGCPVPHAALLHAARSADRPLAHLLMRDLTDATTGWGYFTDDAAREEGLRDVVRLLAALHAHWAAQGRAALSGEWVWRPEEVLDRNRVARWQARPGVPDLPAAQRDALLDAARALPALLRDAPVWTLVHGDIHAGQVLWSRADGTPVLIDYGQVHPSLPGEDLAHLLALRLDAGERARLGDDLRAVYADALAHAGRPLSPGALRAQERAGLALNLLSTARQTLRRRAAGSDGVAGALARAAQVWSDTST
- a CDS encoding RecX family transcriptional regulator, which translates into the protein MRARRPRPDLPDAGEDRARPAKPRDPQEERDALLAYAFRALGQRALSAAELRTRLERRSENPDLIEEVLKRVQELGYQNDEQVARSEGNRRGVGTMRVRQTLKRRGVQDDLIQEVVLARDPDREHAEVLTLLERRWSSLARKRDPQASAFAFLARRGYTGNVIWPALREFMADRPVEEPDDEPDWEGEE